In Syngnathoides biaculeatus isolate LvHL_M chromosome 5, ASM1980259v1, whole genome shotgun sequence, the following are encoded in one genomic region:
- the LOC133500851 gene encoding CCN family member 3-like — protein MTCLLYRALFLVCFAAQAPTPARSQVCPQSCQCPEEPPICRAGVPLILDDCACCLVCAGQEGQPCSDLNPCDARRGLQCDDSSGRPAVCVAQEGDVCLLDGVVYRNRQTFFPSCKHQCVCRDGQIGCVPRCDVDVMLPGPDCPAPRRVRAPGECCEKWVCERQAGAGALGGFAMAAFRREETASFDSWDPSLNCIQQTTEWGACSRTCGAGVSTRVTNSNRRCELVKQSRLCVVRPCDRTALTQPKRGNKCQRTVRSETAVHLSYKNCTSVQAYKARYCGSCEDGRCCTPHKTKTALAEFACAGGKTAKRPVMLILTCACHRNCPRDNAAWPPSELGSSGMTL, from the exons ATGACCTGCTTGCTTTATCGAGCTCTTTTCCTCGTATGCTTTGCAGCACAG GCGCCGACGCCGGCCCGGTCCCAGGTGTGTCCGCAGAGCTGCCAGTGCCCGGAGGAGCCCCCGATCTGTCGGGCCGGGGTCCCCCTCATCCTGGACGACTGCGCCTGCTGCCTGGTGTGCGCCGGCCAGGAAGGTCAGCCGTGTTCTGACCTCAACCCCTGCGACGCGCGCCGAGGCCTGCAGTGCGACGACTCCTCCGGCCGACCCGCCGTGTGCGTCG CGCAAGAAGGCGACGTGTGTCTCCTGGACGGCGTGGTCTACCGGAACCGCCAGACCTTCTTCCCCAGCTGCAAGCACCAGTGCGTGTGCCGAGACGGGCAGATCGGCTGCGTGCCGCGCTGCGACGTCGACGTCATGCTGCCGGGGCCCGACTGTCCGGCGCCGCGCAGGGTGCGGGCGCCCGGCGAGTGCTGCGAGAAGTGGGTCTGCGAGCGCCAGGCGGGAGCCGGCGCCCTCGGAGGCTTCGCGATGGCCG CTTTCCGCCGCGAGGAAACGGCGAGCTTCGACTCCTGGGACCCCAGCCTGAACTGCATCCAGCAGACCACGGAGTGGGGGGCCTGCTCTCGGACCTGCGGCGCGGGGGTCTCCACCAGGGTCACCAACAGCAACCGGCGGTGTGAGCTGGTCAAGCAGAGCCGGCTGTGCGTGGTCAGACCTTGCGACCGGACGGCGCTCACCCAGCCAAAG AGAGGCAACAAATGCCAGAGGACGGTGAGGAGCGAGACGGCCGTCCATCTCTCCTACAAGAACTGCACCAGCGTCCAGGCCTACAAAGCTCGCTACTGCGGCTCCTGCGAGGACGGCCGCTGCTGCACCCCGCACAAAACCAAGACGGCCCTGGCGGAGTTCGCCTGCGCCGGCGGTAAGACCGCCAAGAGGCCGGTCATGCTGATCCTGACCTGCGCCTGCCACCGTAACTGCCCGCGCGACAACGCTGCGTGGCCGCCTTCAGAGCTGGGCTCCAGCGGCATGACGCTGTAG